In one window of Drosophila mauritiana strain mau12 chromosome X, ASM438214v1, whole genome shotgun sequence DNA:
- the LOC117148382 gene encoding uncharacterized protein LOC117148382 isoform X2: MLQNSNGAAAAHSAASAVATPAAAASAAAAAAAAAVAAAANNAALAASSIQPKLIVIRRRPNQGFGFTLRHFIAYPPEDDQASSSASGLVSGSATGATAASVSTNWPQEASSAAGSSSGSSSSVGVAGITGLEPTSPTSLPPYQVKAMETIFIKEVQANGPAHYANLQTGDRVLMVNNQPIAGIAYSTIVSMIKQTPAVLTLHVVPKECDVLQMHYTSIAHTPESNRLTMSTHSPSLLANGSHKTTFPAAAAVAAPPHQQQQQQQLISYPAVAAVTTSSPAGSPQSQSQAHPNPHHAPSLHGGSRSGSITSTASGGITILSQPFYPQQQQQQQQQQQHRHPALTGGSSSIDFGDMAHGLRQHQQQQQQQQHLYQQQQQHHQFMRANQPPNLTVLSASSATNTPTPTARQPKSATSHNQALYAVGAGPSSAAGSGSGSLSGGSENSDLMIRLRESIKQKEEFLKSPVPASMTSASSINGNQAQSSSPAQQQHLQQHQQHFFPSHTPPGGVQVVVPPPRSRHQVMLKQQQQQQQQQQQQHHVLGYDMYHSGGKLVQRSSTAPGSVCHHHQQQQQHHLYHQQQHQQLQQTQHRQVMINNNAKYAKDLDYFETLQETGVTNKVFERKLVSHMSKGFDPFKPLSINTSALESSASTSSSSATTTVKKQSVLYESLQQHPLAKYHQTQQQTTTTTTVDGQTSSRMELHKATLANATIDPVPVGSSTAAIVDSASGSGNVVRRYKPLSSSSFDEGKPMRRISYLRATNNETDFNAEAAAGGDAAATGPSGPASASAASSASGPTPSSAPAPAPAPAPLPISIPIPVAAVVEPQKTKSLVEEHPDPTYDVIGGTGGGHEFIETPNGLEDVRLSAHGSRRASMSSDMRSSIHIDAELNGKYVPNELEAFETEIEIKSSCINGKRMSEYRSWRQVKLEIKGDLLRIYSGRHAKSEHNVIELDIRNFKFFDESMDKKKYLIRMQSKPSPSGAHLASLGNELNLDEGHDKLLASSGSSSANEPAANSASALTASTSSSTCSSGPYTEILFKTKSSNEMKRLFGLLQWKDSLNYDDNEHQPQGKQLAEPQKTVASASYLDDVQGGASAADSSPLSSHSGGIADASGSHHVSALPAAAAIVAATSDSISPVMKARKSSSHKHIPDKDLGSPKSKNWKDLLFRRGGSGSGGVSHHDLASPSACAAKQIGSIGVPLRSCPMSKVNAYVPHLVEVCTNIVETKGLGVVGIYRIPGNKAAISELSELVNTKDFQFESCASDDRWEDVNVVSSLLKLFIRSLPDALMPASYYINFIEADKKFGLERIVLLREIVESLPRHPYETMKHLIRHLCRVSGNCDVNRMEPKNLAIIFGPSIIRTPNDTLETAVKDMKHQCRIVELLVTQYDYFFEGGSLPDIAEVSGGTAAVSAAQPQQQTQEDQTSMLLHNLSKIERITERETTRTSRFMPQLRRKTHGKRSAVNSDTYSGESVLVSGSSSNTTTNTTTTTTTHTTSSTSSSNTITTTISTTTIQQRRAQRKAVQSICDQALILLLPTPVSSVSLPFQSLDYAKASASASASASSTASTSSSSTLHSGGKASASSSSSSTTKFSSSSSSACSTTAVAISSSISATSSKLLSANFKKRSTGGFLGSRSSHQTRKASLDEKDSGQSSGSLGHSLGVGINLAKEQQRSSVDISILLTDDDSSSRLSDTGSMSLTTITDTLDSKLRNLRSGSESNDENGSPEFPKNRRHTLGQPLHMHSENIPYADESPERLFHQFCNPLETAPLSLHLSRSCTATNTIGGDEKPSKQSGGVAPLPPSLLKAAHKLQHSATVPIHQGSSTAPTSGAATPVGTPTGSGGAGAIPSRSSSSSVTTLTKSIHPRFSNYLSYERGNAAAGGAERVVGSAGGAASDDDSEGSTTSDPKEKLLLGERPSPSFFIERYNKKRRDHRLFRSASFNCRNYSTRHITAQPSGGVAAGVSGGVAGAVAVGVACCQALSTTGLTKDEKTDMNLTKKRQIQNKQNRSIKRRHTVGGPHDYSASNGGCSNHSHGHDLAAINYNHHNRHHQQQLLKLGSATSGGGGSGAAAAETTTTTTTTTTVLRRLGTGQAGAEASVALPASSSGSSSNNNNSPQSDGSNGNGGGVAGVASSAPPTGVGVGGNNSSGSSSNSSSTSTTPAGNGDQVLEVGIRIKNINRGRF, from the exons ATGTTACAAAACTCGAACGGCGCTGCCGCAGCGCATTCGGCAGCCTCAGCGGTGGCGACTCCGGCAGCGGCGgcatccgcagcagcagcggctgcTGCAGCGGCGGTGGCTGCAGCGGCCAACAACGCCGCTCTGGCCGCCTCCTCCATCCAGCCCAAGCTCATCGTCATCCGCCGGCGACCCAACCAGGGATTCGGGTTCACGCTGCGCCACTTCATCGCCTATCCGCCGGAAGATGACCAGGCATCATCATCCGCATCGGGTTTGGTATCGGGATCGGCGACAGGAGCAACGGCGGCATCGGTATCGACCAATTGGCCACAG GAAGCCTCCAGTGCGgcgggcagcagcagcggcagcagcagcagcgtcgGCGTCGCCGGGATCACCGGTTTGGAGCCAACGTCGCCGACGTCGCTGCCGCCGTACCAAGTGAAAGCGATGGAGACCATTTTCATCAAAGAGGTGCAGGCGAACGGACCGGCCCACTACGCCAACCTGCAGACGGGCGACCGCGTGCTGATGGTCAACAACCAGCCGATCGCTGGCATCGCCTACAGCACCATCGTCTCGATGATCAAGCAGACGCCGGCGGTCCTCACGCTGCACGTGGTGCCCAAGGAGTGCGATGTCCTGCAGATG CACTATACGAGCATTGCCCACACGCCGGAGTCGAATCGCCTGACCATGTCGACGCACTCGCCCTCGCTGCTGGCCAACGGCTCCCACAAGACCACATTtccagcggcggcagcagttgcagcaccaccgcatcagcagcagcagcagcaacagttgaTCTCATATCCCGCTGTTGCAGCCGTGACCACATCATCGCCGGCAGGATCGCcgcaatcccaatcccaagcGCACCCCAATCCCCATCATGCGCCATCCCTGCACGGAGGCAGTCGATCGGGCAGCATCACCAGCACGGCCAGCGGAGGCATCACCATCCTCAGTCAGCCGTTCTacccacagcagcagcagcagcagcagcaacagcagcaacatcgtcATCCAGCGCTGaccggcggcagcagcagcatcgatTTCGGGGACATGGCACATGGACTGCgccagcatcagcagcagcagcagcagcagcaacatctgtaccagcagcagcaacagcatcacCAGTTTATGCG TGCTAATCAGCCGCCAAATTTAACAGTATTATCGGCCAGCTCGGCAACGAACACGCCCACACCCACCGCCCGCCAGCCCAAGTCCGCGACGAGCCACAACCAGGCGTTGTATGCAGTCGGAGCGGGTCCGAGCTCAGCAGCCGGATCTGGGTCGGGATCCCTTTCGGGGGGCAGTGAGAACAGCGACCTGATGATCCGACTGCGCGAGTCCATCAAGCAGAAGGAGGAGTTCCTTAAGTCGCCGGTGCCCGCCTCCATGACCTCCGCCTCCTCGATCAACGGCAACCAGGCGCAGTCCTCATCGCcggcacagcagcaacacctgcagcagcaccagcagcactTCTTTCCCTCGCACACGCCGCCAGGCGGTGTCCAAGTGGTGGTGCCTCCACCGCGCAGTCGCCATCAAGTGATGctcaagcagcagcagcaacagcagcagcagcagcaacagcaacatcatgTCCTTGGCTACGACATGTACCACTCAGGTGGTAAGCTGGTGCAGCGGTCTTCCACGGCGCCTGGCAGTGtgtgccaccaccaccagcagcagcagcagcatcacctctatcaccagcagcaacatcagcagctccagcagacGCAACATCGCCAGGTGATGATCAACAACAATGCCAAGTATGCCAAGGATCTGGACTATTTTGAGACGTTGCAGGAGACAGGAGTCACCAATAAGGT CTTTGAGCGCAAGCTGGTGTCACACATGTCCAAGGGATTCGATCCGTTTAAGCCGCTGTCGATCAACACCAGTGCCCTGGAGTCGTCTGCCAGCACGTCGAGCAGTTCGGCTACCACGACGGTGAAGAAGCAAAGTGTGCTGTACGAATCCCTGCAGCAGCATCCGCTGGCCAAGTACCATCAGACGCAGCAGCAaacgacaacgacgacgacggTGGATGGACAGACGAGTAGCCGCATGGAGCTGCACAAGGCGACCCTGGCGAATGCCACCATCGATCCGGTGCCAGTGGGATCCAGCA CGGCAGCCATTGTGGACAGTGCGTCGGGAAGCGGCAACGTTGTGCGGCGCTACAAGCCATTATCCTCCAGCTCCTTCGACGAAGGCAAACCAATGCGTAGGATATCCTACCTGCGGGCAACCAACAATGAGACCGACTTCAATGCGGAGGCTGCCGCTGGCGGAGATGCCGCGGCAACAGGGCCATCAGGTCCAGCATCCGCATCAGCAGCTTCATCTGCATCTGGACCCACGCCCTcatctgctcctgctccagctccagcaccagcaccccTGCCTATTTCGATCCCCATTCCGGTGGCTGCTGTCGTCGAGCCGCAAAAGACGAAGTCCCTGGTGGAGGAGCATCCGGATCCCACCTACGATGTGATTGGAGGCACAGGCGGTGGCCACGAGTTCATCGAGACGCCGAACGGCCTGGAGGATGTGCGTCTGTCGGCCCACGGCAGTCGGAGGGCCTCCATGAGCAGTGACATGCGAAGCAG CATCCACATTGATGCCGAGTTGAATGGCAAGTATGTGCCAAACGAACTGGAGGCCTTTGAGACGGAAATCGAGATCAAGTCCTCTTGCATCAACGGAAAA CGCATGTCCGAGTACCGATCGTGGCGTCAGGTGAAGCTGGAGATCAAGGGAGATCTGCTGCGTATCTACTCAGGCCGCCATGCCAAATCGGAGCACAAT GTGATAGAACTTGATATTAGAAACTTTAAGTTCTTCGACGAGTCGATGGATAAGAAGAAATACTTGATCCGTATGCAGTCGAAGCCATCGCCCAGTGGAGCCCATTTGGCCTCCTTGGGCAACGAGTTAAACCTGGACGAGGGTCACGACAAGCTGCTAGCCTCGTCGGGCAGCAGCAGTGCGAATGAGCCCGCTGCCAACTCAGCATCGGCCCTGACCGCATCCACCTCCTCGTCCACCTGCAGCAGCGGTCCTTACACGGAGATCCTATTCAAGACGAAGAGCAGCAACGAGATGAAGCGTCTGTTCGGACTACTGCAGTGGAAGGACAGCCTCAACTACGATGATAAT GAGCATCAGCCACAGGGCAAGCAGTTGGCAGAACCACAGAAAACAGTGGCTAGCGCCAGTTACCTGGACGACGTCCAAGGTGGAGCGAGTGCAGCCGACAGCTCACCCTTGAGCTCCCATTCGGGTGGCATTGCAGACGCTAGTGGCAGTCACCATGTTTCTGCGCTACCAGCAGCTGCGGCTATTGTCGCTGCCACCAGCGACTCCATTTCGCCGGTGATGAAGGCAAGGAAGTCCTCTTCGCACAAGCATATACCTGATAAGGATTTAGGATCGCCCAAATCGAAGAACTGGAAGGATTTACTCTTCCGCCGTGGCGGCAGTGGCAGCGGAGGAGTGTCGCACCACGACTTGGCTTCGCCATCCGCCTGTGCAGCCAAGCAAATTGGATCCATTGGCGTTCCCCTGCGCAGCTGCCCCATGTCAAAGGTCAATGCGTATGTGCCGCATCTGGTAGAAGTGTGCACGAACATTGTGGAGACGAAGGGTCTGGGCGTGGTGGGCATCTATCGCATACCCGGCAACAAGGCGGCCATATCGGAGCTGTCCGAACTTGTTAACACCAAGGACTTTCAGTTCGAGAGTTGTGCCAGCGATGATCGCTGGGAGGATGTGAATGTGGTGAGCAGCCTGCTCAAGTTGTTTATTCGCAGCTTGCCCGATGCCTTGATGCCGGCAAGTTACTATATCAACTTCATTGAGGCGGACAAGAAGTTTGGCCTGGAGAGAATTGTCCTGTTGCGCGAGATTGTGGAATCGTTACCACGGCATCCCTACGAAACAATGAAGCACTTGATTCGGCATCTGTGCCGAGTGAGCGGCAATTGCGATGTGAACCGCATGGAGCCCAAGAACCTGGCCATCATATTTGGGCCATCGATAATCAGGACGCCGAACGATACCCTGGAAACGGCAGTCAAGGACATGAAGCATCAGTGCCGCATCGTTGAGCTGCTGGTCACACAG TACGACTACTTCTTCGAAGGAGGCAGTCTGCCGGATATAGCCGAAGTAAGCGGCGGTACCGCTGCCGTCAGCGCCGctcagccgcagcagcagacgCAGGAGGATCAGACGAGCATGCTGCTGCACAACCTGTCGAAGATCGAGCGGATCACCGAGCGCGAAACCACGCGCACCTCGCGCTTTATGCCGCAGCTCAGACGAAAGACCCATGGCAAGCGCAGCGCCGTAAACTCGGACACGTACTCCGGCGAGAGCGTTCTGGTAAGCGGAAGCTCCTCCAACACCACaaccaacaccaccaccaccaccaccacccacaccacAAGTAGCACAAGTAGTAGCAACACCATCACCACAACcatcagcaccaccaccatccaGCAGCGACGGGCGCAGCGCAAGGCTGTGCAGAGCATTTGCGACCAGGCTCTAATTCTGCTCCTGCCCACACCCGTTTCTTCCGTCTCTCTTCCCTTTCAGTCGTTGGACTACGCCAAGGCGTCCGCCTCGGCCTCGGCATCCGCGAGCAGCACCGCCAGTACTTCGAGCAGTTCGACGCTCCACAGCGGTGGCAAGGCATCTGCCTCATCCTCATCCAGTTCCACTACCAAGTTCAGCTCATCGTCATCGTCGGCGTGCTCAACAACGGCGGTGGCTATTTCTTCCTCCATCTCGGCGACATCCTCCAAATTGTTGAGCGCCAATTTTAAGAAGCGTAGCACGGGAGGTTTCCTGGGCTCAAGATCATCGCATCAGACGCGCAAGGCCAGCTTAGACGAAAAGGACTCAGGACAGTCGTCTGGCAGCCTTGGTCACAGCCTGGGAGTAGGCATCAATCTGGCCAAGGAACAACAGCGCAGCAGCGTGGACATATCCATTCTGCTAACGGACGACGATTCTAGCAGCAGGCTGAGCGATACGG GTTCCATGTCGCTGACGACCATTACGGACACACTGGACAGCAAGCTACGCAACTTGCGCAGCGGCTCCGAATCGAACGATGAGAATGGATCGCCCGAGTTTCCCAAGAACCGGCGGCACACCTTGGGTCAACCGCTGCACATGCACTCCGAGAACATTCCGTATGCGGACGAGTCGCCTGAGCGGCTGTTCCATCAGTTTTGCAATCCCCTGGAGACAGCCCCCTTATCCCTGCACCTAAGCCGCTCCTGCACGGCCACCAATACAATTGGGGGCGATGAAAAGCCTTCAAAGCAGTCGGGTGGAGTTGCACCACTGCCCCCAAGTTTGCTTAAGGCGGCACATAAGCTACAGCACTCAGCCACGGTGCCCATTCATCAGGGAAGCTCCACTGCACCAACTAGCGGAGCAGCCACGCCAGTAGGCACGCCAACCGGGAGCGGTGGGGCCGGCGCTATTCCCTCGCGCAGCTCTTCGAGCAGTGTCACGACGCTAACCAAGAGCATACATCCCAGGTTCAGTAACTATCTAAGCTACGAAAGAGGCAATGCAGCCGCTGGAGGCGCTGAAAGGGTGGTGGGATCCGCCGGAGGAGCTGCCTCCGACGACGATTCCGAGGGCTCGACCACCAGTGATCCCAAGGAGAAGCTGCTTCTCGGCGAACGCCCGTCGCCTTCGTTTTTTATCGAGCGCTACaacaaaaagagaagagaTCATCGGTTATTTCGCAGCGCCAGTTTCAATTGCCGGAACTACTCCACCCGGCACATAACGGCGCAGCCCTCCGGAGGAGTAGCGGCGGGAGTATCGGGCGGAGTAGCTGGAGCGGTGGCGGTGGGAGTGGCTTGCTGCCAGGCATTGAGCACCACTGGCTTGACCAAGGACGAGAAGACTGATATGAACCTGACCAAGAAGCGCCAGATCCAGAACAAGCAGAATCGGTCCATTAAGCGGCGGCATACAGTAGGCGGTCCTCACGACTATTCCGCCAGCAATGGTGGCTGCTCGAATCACTCACACGGTCACGACCTGGCAGCCATCAACTACAATCACCACAATCGCCATCACCAGCAACAGTTGCTGAAGCTGGGCAGCGCTACATCTGGCGGTGGAGGCAGTggcgcagccgcggccgagaCGACGACCACCACAACGACCACCACCACGGTGCTGCGGCGCCTCGGTACGGGTCAAGCTGGCGCCGAAGCGAGTGTGGCATTGCCCGCATCTAGTTCCGGatccagcagcaacaacaataactcGCCCCAAAGCGATGGCAGTAATGGCAACGGCGGTGGAGTAGCAGGAGTGGCCTCCAGTGCACCGCCGACTGGCGTAGGTGTGggtggcaacaacagcagcggaagcagcagcaacagcagcagcaccagcacaaCTCCCGCTGGGAACGGCGATCAGGTCCTGGAAGTGGGCATACGCATCAAGAACATTAACCGGGGTCGCTTCTAG